The following is a genomic window from Oxyura jamaicensis isolate SHBP4307 breed ruddy duck unplaced genomic scaffold, BPBGC_Ojam_1.0 oxyUn_random_OJ72758, whole genome shotgun sequence.
TGCTCTttggaggcagggctggcaaTCCTCGGCGCTGCCCTAATTCTGCTGCGGGAGGGCGCAGCCCCTGAGCTCGGCCGGCCGTGCGAGCGGGCTGCGGGGAAGGGGCACGACCCCGTCACAGGGCAGCGCGCGCTGGGCCCGTCCCTGCGGCGAGGcagagccccggggctgggctcgCAGCTCGGGGTTCGGTGGTGCCTCGCGGCAGGAGCCCCGCGGGGCCTCCCACCTGCCCCGTGCAGCGCGGCCCGGCCGCTGCCCCACCGTGAGCAGCGCGGCGCCGCTTCCCTCGGCTCCGGCTCAGCGCCGCGCTGGGTAAATCCCCAGCTCCGCAGCCGGCCGCGATTCCCACCGGCAGCACCCCGGCAGCAGCGGCGGTGGCCGGGGCCGGAGCTCCGACAAGCCCTGGCTGCGGGCTCCTCGTCTGGGCAAACGTTCCCGAGCCGTGcgggagggggcaggggggggtCTGCCAAGGAAAATGTCCCGGGTGAAACGTCCCGGCCGGGAACAGGGCGTTTAGGAGGCCCTGCCCCTGGCTTTGCTGCACGAAGCCTTTGAAAGGAGACCCTcggggctgccctgggggcaCGGAGAGGTGGCGAGGGGCAGAGCTCGTGCACGTCCCCGTCCTCGCTGACGGCAGGGACCGGGCACGAGGAGCGCAGCCCCCGCAGCAgccgtccccatccctgtccccgtccccgcctGCCTTCAGCCTTCGCGGCTCCGGGCTGCCCGCAGCTCCCCGAGCTCATCGCCCGGGCACTCGGCTCTGAGCCAGGCGCTGCCGGCCCCGTGGCCCCGGCCTccgccctgcccctgcctcgCCGCTGGCTGCTCTCGGCCTCCCCGGGCCCCGCTGGGGCTCCGCCATTCCCCCCGGGACCTTTCGGTTACACCACGAGTCGCCAACCTTCGGCAGGGGAGCTCCCCGACAGCCCGGGGCCCTGCGGGGACGGGAGCAAACGCGCCGGGGCCTCGGCCCGGAGCCCCATGGTCGGCCGCTCGCCGCAGCCACCGTTTGCCTtcaggggctggcagaggcCAAAGGCAGGCGCCGGGGAAGGGGGCGACGCGGGGAGGGTTCTCTGGCCCCGGCTGGCGGCAGGCGGGCGAGGTCCGGGGGGGTGTGGGCGATGCCGGGGGAGCCCCTCGGGCATCGGGGCCTGGGCTGAGGGCTCGGAGGAGCCGCGGCGTGGCTGCTGGCCTCACCCCCCCGTCTCTGCTTCCTCCCGCAGACCGAGCGACAGCATGGCCGCGACTGCCGCCGTCAGCCCCAGCGAGTACCTGCAGCCGGCCGCCTCCAGCGCCCAGGTGAGCGCCGCGGGCTCAGGACCGCCGGCAGCGAGCCCCGGGGCGGCCCCTGCTGCCCACGGGAGGAGGCTGCTCgcgggccgggctgggggagTCGCGTTCGCAGCCCAGCGCGGGCTCctgccggggccgggcgctgtTGTGTCCCCTGCCCCTGGGGGGGTTTCCCCCTCGGGTCGCGTCAGCCGCTGCTGCCACGAGGCGCTCGGGGCATTGAAACGCCGCCGGGGCGCGCAGGGGTggtgtgagcagcagcagacgCGCAGGGCGTGTGCGGCCTCACGGAGGATGTGAGAACAGACACAGGATCACGAGGCAGCCTCCGTCCTGCTGGCTGAAAGTAGCACGGCCGGGGTGAGCGCCAGGCTCACGTGATGCAGTAATTAACCCGCTCGCTTAACGAGCTGTCTCGCGGGCGCGGGCTGGGTTGCTTTCAGCAGCGGGTACCCTCCCCTCGCCGAGTCGCTCTCGGGTCCGCCTGGCTCCGGCCCCTGGCTCTGACGTGCCCGTCTCCCCCCCAGGACTCGCAGCCGTCCCCCCTCGCCCTCCTGGCAGCGACATGTAGCAAGATCGGCCCCCCCGCCGTGGAAGCCGCTGTgactcctcctgcccctcctcaGCCAACGCCTCGCAAACTCGTCCCCATCAAACCTGCTCCGCTCCCTCTGGGCTCTGGGAAGAGCAACTTCGGGATCCTGTCATCGAAGGGGAACCTCTTCCAGCTCCAGGGCTCTCAGGTCGGCGCCTCCTACGCCGGGGGGCAGCTGGTTTTTGCCATCCAGAACCCCGCCGTCATCAACAAGGGGCCCCGCGCGGCCGCAAACATCCAGTACCAGGcggtgccccagctgcagcccgcGGGGGGACAGACCATCCAGGTGCAGCCCAGCCTCGCCAACCAGATCCAGATTATTCCGGGCACGAACCAGGCCATCCTCGCCCCGTCCTCGTCCTCGCACAAGCCCGTGCCCATCAAGCCGGCCCCGACGCAGAAGGGGGGAGCGTCGCCGGTGCAGGGCGCGAGCGGCGTCGTCAAATTACCGGGCGGCAGCAACGTGACGCTGGCGCTGCCCGTCAACAACCTGGTGGGCGCGGCAGAGCCGGCCCCGCAGGCGCAGGCGGTCGCCGAGAGCCCCTCGAAGCCCGGCAAAAAGACTCGCAAGAAGGCCGTGTCGCCCAGCCAGCCCGCCGCCGTGGCCGTGGCCGAGCAGGTGGAGACGGTGCTGATCGAGACGACGGCCGAGAACATCATCCAGGCGGGGAACAACCTGCTCATCGTGCAGAGCCCGGGCTCGGGCCAGCCGGCCGTGGTGCAGCAGGTGCAGGTGGTGCAGCCCAAGCAGGAGCCGCAGGTGGTGCAGATCCCGCCGCAGGCCCTGCGCGTGGTGCAGGCCGCCTCCGCCACGCTGCCCACCGTCCCCCAGAAGTCCTCCCAGAACTTCCAGATCCAGACGGACCCCGCTCCGACGCAGGTACGCCGTCCTCCGCGGTGgcccctctgccctgctcctcctcgAGCCCTCGCCCGGCTCTCGAAGAACCCGCGGGGCTCTGTGACCACCAGGcgcccccagcccggggggCCAGGTGCGGGCATCGCTGCTGCGGCTCGCCCGATGTCTGCCAGGGCCCGGAGCACGGCTGCTCCCCCGCTGGGGCTCTGTGAAGTCCCACGTCCCGGCTGCCTCCTGCGGGACCTGGAGGAGCGCTGTGGCCTTGAAGGCGCCGCCGTGGCGCCAGCTCGGGCCCGCACCCAGCCTGTGCTGAAGCTCGGGGAgcgcagggaggggagggagcgggcTCACGGGCCgcaggacagagctgctgccctgggaaaCCGGGCGGCGAGGCCAGAGCACGCCAGAGCTGCTGTGCGAGGTCAGAGCTCGTGCGCGGGAGGCCCGCTGCCTTCGGGTGCTCGGGCAGCTCCTCCGCAGGGCCGGGAGGGCGGCTCGCTGCCGAGGGTCCTcactcctcctctcctccccccaggTCTACTTCAAAACGCCGTCGGGGGAGCTGCAGACGGTGCTGCTCCAGGAAGCCCCAGCCGTGACGGTGGCCCCGTCGGGCACGTCGTGCAGCAGCCCCGTGTCTCGCAGCCCCggcgcggggggcggcggcaAGAAGCCGGCCACGCGCAAGGAGCGCACGCTGCCCAAGATCGCTCCCGCCGGCGGCGTCATCAGCTTGAGCGCGGCGCAGCTGGCGGCCGCGGCGCAGGCCATGCAGACCATCAACATCAACGGCGTGCAAGTGCAGGGCGTGCCCGTCACCATCACCAACAGCGGAGGTGCGCCGCGTGCTGCGCCGGGCGGGCGGGAGGGGCAGCGGGGGCGGGCAGCgcccgggccggggggggggcaggaagcCCCCCAGCTGCGAGGCTGGGACGCGGCAGCTCCGTAGCCGCAGCCCTGGAGCCCCGAGGCCGAGCGCTGCCGAGCGCCAAGCGGAAGCCCCGGGTGTTTCGCGGGGGGGGGCGTTTTGGCGGCGCTTTGGCAGCCGGTGCAGACCCCGCCGGTGGCGTCAGTCCCACGGGGCTGCGGGACGTGCCCGAGCGCCGCCTGGGAGCCCCACGAGCTGCTCGCTGCTGAGCcgtgcccggccccggggccgcgccgcGTGCctcagggagggcagggacccAGCCGGGCAGGGGGCGCGgcgcctgcagcccccaccccgAATAGGCCCCGCCTGCCCCCGGCCCTGCGGCACGGACCCCTCAGCCAGGAGGCTCTGCCACGAGGCGTCGCCGCTCCCCGGGAGCGAGCCCAGCCCCGGCGGACCGTCCCCAGCCCCGAGCTGGCGCCTGCGGGAAGCCGGGGGCAGGAGGCGGTGTCTGGGCAGCGTTTATCGCGCTGCGATCCGGAGCCCTGCTGGCGCTGCGCGGGTTGTCCCGGCAGCGGCCCCGGCTGGGTTCTGCAGGCGGAAGCGCGCGGCTCTCGCCCAACCCGGCGCTGTCAGCGCCGCTCGGGCATCGCTGGGCCGGCTTCTGGGGGGTTCATTGCTGCTTTGCGACCAGCGTGGGGAGCGTGGGGACATGGCTCGGGCAGACGCTGCGGCTGGCTGCGCCGCTGCCCCGGCCAGGAGGGCCCCGGTCGGACCGGCTGCCTGCGGCCCCGGGAGCGGAGCCTGGGCCCGGCTGCGGCGGGGACGCGCCTCGCAGGGCTGCCGGGCGGCCGCCCCCGTCCCTCCCGGTGGCCGCGGAGGCTCCTTTGCTGCGCCCGCCCCCTCTCCGCAGAGCCCTCCTTTGCTCGGCCGCCGCAGCCCCTGCTTCTCCTCGCCTGCTGCCCCCGAGCTTGCTGACGCTGACCCCCCTCTTCTTCTTTGCAGCCCCCAGCGCGGCCGCCGGGTGCTGTGCGAGGCCCAGGCTGCCGCCTCCGTGAGCGCCCGAGCGTGGAGCGGCCCTTAGGGTCCGGGGTAAGTCCCATTTTTTGGTCAATATATTGCACgttttttcaaagtttctttttcGTTTCCTCTTTGGCCGTTGCCCCACCCCGAAGGGTCAAAccaaaaactttgaaaaacCGCACagtatattcagaaaaaaagggacTTACCGGCCCGCCTCGGGGCAGCAcgtggcggggccggggcagcgctGCATGCGGGGCTGGGGCGCCGAGGCCCGGGGTGCCTGCCTGGGgtccgtcccgtcccgtcctcGCGGGGGCTCGGCGGGACCCTCGTGGAGCCGCGCTGGGCCCCTCGGGGCTCGCCGGGCGGCCCCTGACTCCCGGTTCCCTccgcagggcagcagcagctgacgGTGCAGAACGTCTCCGGCAACAACCTGACCATCAGCGGCCTGAGCCCCACGCAGATCCAGCTGCAGATGGAGCAGGCGCTGGCGGGAGAGGCGCAGCCGGGGGAGAAGCGGCGCCGCATGGCCTGCACCTGCCCCAACTGCAAGGACGGCGACAAGAGGTGAGGGGGGCGCGGGGTGGCCCCGCGGGGGTCCCGCGGCCGCCCGGCGCCTGACGCCCGCCCTCTCGCTCTGCCCGCCAGGCCGGGGGACCAGGGGAAGAAGAAGCACATCTGCCACATCCCCGAGTGCGGGCGGACCTTCCGCAAGACCTCGCTGCTGCGCGCCCACGTGCGCCTGCACACCGGCGAGCGCCCCTTCGTCTGCAACTGGGTGTTCTGCGGGAAGCGCTTCACACGCAGCGACGAGCTGCAGCGGcacgcgcgcacacacacaggTCGGtggccccgcgccccccccctcccagggCAGGCCCCGGC
Proteins encoded in this region:
- the SP2 gene encoding transcription factor Sp2, with the protein product MAATAAVSPSEYLQPAASSAQDSQPSPLALLAATCSKIGPPAVEAAVTPPAPPQPTPRKLVPIKPAPLPLGSGKSNFGILSSKGNLFQLQGSQVGASYAGGQLVFAIQNPAVINKGPRAAANIQYQAVPQLQPAGGQTIQVQPSLANQIQIIPGTNQAILAPSSSSHKPVPIKPAPTQKGGASPVQGASGVVKLPGGSNVTLALPVNNLVGAAEPAPQAQAVAESPSKPGKKTRKKAVSPSQPAAVAVAEQVETVLIETTAENIIQAGNNLLIVQSPGSGQPAVVQQVQVVQPKQEPQVVQIPPQALRVVQAASATLPTVPQKSSQNFQIQTDPAPTQVYFKTPSGELQTVLLQEAPAVTVAPSGTSCSSPVSRSPGAGGGGKKPATRKERTLPKIAPAGGVISLSAAQLAAAAQAMQTININGVQVQGVPVTITNSGGQQQLTVQNVSGNNLTISGLSPTQIQLQMEQALAGEAQPGEKRRRMACTCPNCKDGDKRPGDQGKKKHICHIPECGRTFRKTSLLRAHVRLHTGERPFVCNWVFCGKRFTRSDELQRHARTHTGDKRFECAQCQKRFMRSDHLTKHYKTHLVTKNL